actggctgtagtgtatgagtgtgtgtgcatgagtgtgtatgggagtttcccattactaggttgcagctggaagggcatccgctgtgtaaaaattgtgctggaatagttgtcggttcattccgctgtggcggcccctgattaataaaggggctaagctgaaggagaatacTCTTGCTTTAACACTGTGAGTGAGGCATGTTGACAGCACATACGTCAGTCAGTAGGTTTGTTTGGATTCCTCATCATGTGTGTGTTCTGTCTCTGTCCAGCCTGTCCTCCGCCCCCGCCGCTGATGAACGGGCGTGTGCTGGGACGCATCTTCAGGATGGGTCATGAGATCCACTACCTGTGTGACGCAGGGTTCCAGCGGATGGGGCCCGAGAGCAGAGTGTGTCTGCAGTCTCTGAGCTGGAGCGACACACAGCCGTCCTGCCAGAGTACGACACACTCAGCACATCACACACTCCTGTCCGCTgcttgctttgtttatttattagcacTTCAGCAGCTGAAATATGAGAACATATGACAATAACCACGTCAGTAGCTTGACgtttcagtgtttgttttttaatcgaGTTGCTATATGaataatgtacattataaacATGTGTGCTCTCAGGGCGGATATCTCCTGTCCTCTCAGATGCAGACACTGAGGGCAGCGCGATGAATGATGATGACGAACCCACCGCTCTACCTACATCCTCAACATTCTCATCATCTTCCTCTTCATCACTcctatcatcatcttcatcaacaGTCTTGTCCTCCGTCTACTTGAGGGCGTCTCGCTGTGTGGAGTTTCTGGACTCCATTCACTGCTCCTGTGATGCAGGATTCAGCATTTCCAGCTCCAACACCTCATTCTGCAtgggtgacacacacacacacacacacacacacacacacacacacacacacacacacacacacacacacacatacatagagacGCATGCACACCAGCTTTAACAggtcacatatacatacacatatatatatatatataaaaaaaacatgtgtggagtttgcatgttctccctgcgttcgcgtgggtttcctccaggtgctccggtttcccccacagtccaaacacatgcggtacaggtgaattgggtaggctaaattgtccttagtgtatgagtgtgtgtgtgtgtgaatgtgtgtgtggatgttccccagagatgggttgcacctggaagggcatccgctgcgtaaaaacttgctggataagttggcgtgttattccactgtggcgaccccggattaataaagggactaagcagacaagaaaatgaatatataaacatGTACACTCTTACACCCACGTTGTGTTTTCATGTGTTTTGGGGACTCCTCAGAGCTGTGGTGTGTACTGGTGTGACTGTATAACTCAAGCCTCACAGTAACACTCTGCGCATTCCTTCATTCTGGCGTATCCACCAGCATGTTTACCTCATGGGGACCAAACAAATCAACACACAAGGGTAAAAAtcactggtattgctatacttgtggggacatttgagtcccacacacacacagcaccggTGGTAAAGAGCAGATCATTGTCAGTTATTACATGTGTTTTACCGTGGCGAATGATTGAGTGTGATCATGTATGAAATGAGACAGAAGAGgaattaataataatgtgatatgaTTAATGTGACTCATTTCTTAAcagctgtgcatgtgtgtgtgtgctttagacATAGACGAGTGTGAGCTGTTCCGACACACTCCACCTGGCCGTGTGTGTGCGCACACCTGTGTGAATACAGCTGGAAGCTTCTACTGCCGCTGTCCGGATGGATACAAGCTCAGCCGAGATAGCAGGAGCTGCCACGGTACACACGCAcacaatatatgtgtatatatatatatatatatatatatatatatatatatatatatatatatttttttttttatatatttgaatttttatatttatctttatttatatatctatatttcatatttatttaatatttatatttatatatttatattaatatttatttatatttttatttacatatttatatttatatatttatttatatatttatatttatttttatttatatattcatatttttatatttgtaattttatatttatatatttacatttaaaatatatatttattatatatatatatatatatatatatatatatatatatatatatatatatatatatatatatatatatatatatatatatatataaatataaaactaaatatataaaaataaatatataaatgtaaaaatttaaatataaaatataaaaatgtaaatataaataaaaatatataaatatatatgcgcACACAGAGCagagaaaaacacacatgcaaagcAAAGATACATGCACacagcagagaaagagagagaaagacacacacacacacacacacacatacagcaccaTCTGAAAATAGTGTACACAACACAGTcactcacacaaacaaaaaacaacacaccATACATAGTGTACcacaaaacacacatgcaaaaaaaaccATGCACAACTCACACAAGATGTGTTATGCATAACACACAAATGTAttgtctagagcaggggtcaccaaacttgttcctggaggtccggtgtcctgcagattttagctccaacccttatcaaacacacctgaacaagctaatcaaggtcttactaggtatacttgaaacatccaggcaggtgtgttgaggcaagttggagctaaaccctgcagggacaccggccctccaggaccaggactggtgacccctggtctagaagtAGCGTACACCAATAGCACTGTGTGCACTCGAGTGTGTGTGTCCAGCAGAGGGCAGTATTGATgtgatgtgttgtgttgtgtgtagaTGTGGACGAGTGTGTGCAGGCGGCTCATAACTGCAGCTCtgagcaggtgtgtgtgaacACTTACGGTGGACATCGCTGCGAACACATCCACTGTCCTGAGTTTCACAACGCCACATACATCAGGACATCAGCGCTgtgagtaaacacacacacacacacacacacacacacacacacacacacacagcgcataTAACAttatattcactcattcattttcttttcggcttagtccattaattaatcaggggtcgccacagcggaaggaaccaccaactattccagcatatgttttacacagcggatgcccttccagctgcaacacagtactgggaaacacccatacacactcattcacacacacactcatacactacggacaatttagcttacccaatccccctgtagcgcatgtgtttggactgtgggggaaactggagcacctataAACCCGTCTTATGCCATATCCCTGGCTCGCGCACACACATTTGAGCAGTGTTGTGTGTCCCCCACAGGCGCTGTGAGAGGAGCCCGTGTGTTGAAGAGGACTCGGCGTGTCTGCAGGCTCCGCTCTCCGTCAGTTTCCACTTCATGTCGGTGGTCTCCAACATGCGGGTCCCCGTGGTCCTCTTCCGTGTGTCAGCGGAGCGGCTCCTGGGGGACTCTCTGCGCTTCAGTCTGCAGGGGAACAGCAGCGTTCAGCGGGTCAGCATTCAGCGCTCGGGCCCGGGGACCGCTCGGCTGGTGCTGCTGCGCTCAATACAGGGCCCGGATCAGCTGACGGTGGACATCCAGATAGACCAGACGGAGAAACGGAGGCTGATCGGGAGATATCTGACCAGAGTCACGCTCTTCATCTCACCGTACGACTTCtgaatcagcacacacacacacacacacacatgcacacacacacaccgaggtCACTGTACAGCTCATCTGAGAGAAATCTCTAAGATTAAAGTCCCCCTGATCTGGAAGCTGCTGCCATTTTCTTTTGTATTGCGCTGCAGTTCCTCTAGAAATGGAATTTTAATTTAGTAAacggtgggcgtggcttgttcttttctactgcgagctgattggatgcagTAATTTATTCAGAAAGGAAAATGGTTTGGGCAGAGTTAttacctaacagactcctcctcctcctcaccatttctgtttgttgtcatagcaatgttaaaactgacagctggaggggtgtggttaagtacgTTGgccccgcccaatacctcagacagacccaATCTGAGCATAGATATtcacattagatgtcgcctacgctattgttatctattggaaggaatgcgtcaatagagccgccattttagtacagggtagcggtactttgaaatgaatgtgggaccaaagtgcagtggaggactgtggccggttgaataagtgcatcatccgggtaattaaagtgcacttattacttTTAGAGtattcagtgtgaatgcactacttacactatttatactacaaaatggcgtagaatagtgcacaagtatgcgaTTTAGGACGCACCCAaaggctttagtcttgactagtgcggctgAATGACCTTTGTCCTGGGAgccctgtacaaatatggcggcgcatGCACTTTCTATTGTATATATATCCGTGTAACCTGACAatataactgaaaacaaacaggaaatgcAGTTTCAGATTTCAATTTCAGATTAAAGTGCATGACAGACGCAGCAGAATAAACAGTTCGAGTCACTTTAGAGCTAATCTGAGAGATCGTGGAGGAAATCTCTAGGTTAACTATAACAGGAGGATCTGAAACTCacatatagttttatttaaagggacagttcacctaaaaaagaaAACTGACTCGCTATTAATTCTGCATGAAGGGGAATTGACCCCCCGGGTTTAATCCCCCTAAAGGAGGGGTTGGGAACCTTTTTCAGCAACATTTCTGATTTGTttttagcaaatgcatttttgtaAAGAGCCATTTGGATATAATTTGGAttagaattattatattataattataacttgcctaattaccctaattaaaccaattaatgtcactttaagctgaacactagtgtcttgaagaatatctagtctaatattatttactgtcatcatgacaaagagaaaataaatcagttattagagaggagttattaacactattatgatcagaaatgtgctgaagaaatctgctctacattacaaaaaaatttagaaaaaaataaaataggggCGAATACttctgactttatatatatatatatatacatatacacatccaCATCATGGGATCTAAATAtcccttttttaaaaatgcatttgctactgtattactataaattacaaaaaacatattatagtatttctactaatattatattattatttgtaatatcaCTATAAATAATACAGGATTAAACTAAACCTTAATTTATGCCCATGCACAACTCAAAACTAAACAGATATGAAGCATCACATGTCCAGCAAGTCCATGAATGGAGAAAGAACAGTTTATAGTATTTTGATTTTCGCCATCATCACTCAATGTTGTCCGAATTTAGGTTAGAACCATAGAAATGAGAGTTGTTTGCCCTTTATTGGTGTCACAATTCAAGTTCATCCACATTGCCATGAACGCACATTGATCTAAACCAGGTCTTATTCATTGTGctgtataaaaatacaatttaaaagggGATTGTAATTGTATTTGATATGAAACTGATTTTTAGTGATGGTTATAGGgtttaaaatggtaaaataatatTGAAAGGGGACCGATATTTTCGGTCAAAGAGCCACGTGGCTTCCCTACCACTGCCCTAAAGGATGTTGAAACATCACATATGGAGGGATCAAGCATTCTAAATAGtgagaagtatttttttttccaagtatCTTAATTAATGATtcaaataatagataataaatactgtaaatatacatttatccacccctataatggttcaaaccattgtgaatgcataaacTTGCAGTCAGTCTATGCAAGAAAATATCCATTCAATAATCTGAAACCCCAGTTACTCACAgcattcacaataataataataataataataataattccttacatgtaTACAgctcttttctggacactcaaagtgcctCACACACATTTCTGGGAGGGAATCTCATTAATCAGTGTGCTTCATCCACCTGGATGAGACAACGGCAGACATATTGCACAAAACCGCACACCAGCTGAGTGGTGGAGAgaagacagtgatgaagccaattatgatcaCCCAGAACTCATGTAGAGACCAAAcataaccctgttagaccatgcagcGGGTGCAGACTGGATTAttcagtccttaaaatagcaaaggtGGATTCAGACACGGCCTAAATGCGTTTGCACCATGAGCTTTAGACTCTGCACCTAGATTAAACCAGAGCCCTTAGTGTACTCCTAACTGAAgcggaatattaagtagggggcggggctttcctgTTGCACATCACTCCCtcacagcaaattactgtaaaaaggggCGTGGCTTAAAATATCAGCTGAGCAGTGCCAATGCAAATACAGAAGCTTACGCTGAAGATTGATCAGTGGATTAACCTTTGCAgtctcattcaatcattttcttttctgcttagtccctttattaatcaatggtcgccacagcggaatgaaccgccaacttatccagcggatgcccttccagctgcaacccaacactgggaaaccttTAATTGTTTACCTACAGAACAACAATGAACAgcagcaaaataaacactgtacatGTAACAGACATCTGTGCTTCAGAATATCTGCAACTCTTGTGCGTTATTGCCAACATACACACTTTCAAAAAGTCTGCATGACATCTAAATGAAAGTGTGGAGTTTGCTAGCGCACATTAGTAGATCATCAACTAATTAATCCACTGAAAACACAGAGAAGAGACTCAGCTGAACACGGAGAAGACCTGCGCTGGACAAGAGAATGTGGCAGCGCTGCGAGACTGACCGACGCTGACCTTCACACACACCTGACaagcatctcacacacacacaaaaacacagcgGATACAAACCAGCAGATCAGGTTTATTAACAACGGCCCAATTCAACATACAGAACCAAACAGAAGTTATTGAGTTATTAATACATCTGTAGAGAACATCGCTCGGCAGAGTCCAggagaaaccacacacacacacacacacacacacacacacacacacacacacacacacacacacacacacacacacacacacacacacacacacacacacacacacacacacacacacacacacacacacacacacacacacacacacacacacacacacacacacacacacacacacacacacacacacacacacacacacaccagctctgGGCCGCATTCAGATTGACAGAGCAAGCATAGCTGCGAGATGATTGCGAAGAGCAAATCTCACGCCagacacgcacgcgcacacacacacacacacacacacacacacactttccagtgctaaaataatgtttacaaaaataatgcaaaagCACAGAGAAAGAAAAAGACTGCAGCAATCAATCATGGACACACTGACCCCCAGAACCCCATTACACagcattatcatcatcattacatcatTAGGAACTGATGAAATCCCTCCCGGCCGCATGCTCTCGAGAGTCATGGCCTTTTAAATGAATCATAATATGGGAAAACTCTGGATTTGGTCATATTTCAGCTATTAATGTTGATGTTTTGAGCATCTGACTGAAGATTGGATCATTTTAGCCTAATTTTGATGGACATTTCTGCATTTAAAgactaaaaaaaaagcaaagattTTCAATTTTTAATCAGAAACTCTCCTGTTATATCCAGAAATGCAGATGCTCATGATTATTACTGACACCTGAAGTCCTGCGGATGAACAGATTCATCTTAATGAACAGCAGTTAGCATCGTTAATACGCGTTAGTTAAAGACCTCCGTCAGTGCGGATGAAGGACGGTTTTCCTCTGCATGAGAGACACAAAGAAATATCAATGCAGGAAGTAAAGATAAGAGTGATGAACGCCAGCGAGAAGAGGACACAAGCAAACGTTTGGCCTCTAATCACTTGCGTGAAACGCAAACAGAAGCTAATTTTAGTCATTAGCACTGACTTTTGTTAGTTAATTGGGATGTATCCTTTCCTGTCCTTTCCTAAAGGTGGCTGAGCAAGTCTTCTGCAGAAAGATAGAAACACAGCATTATTAAGGCAGGGTCTGCGCTACCCACAATCCTCCAGTCAAACCATACAGCTATTTACAGTAGAGACGGTACAGCATCGTGACTTAGATGATTAAAGCTCAAACACCAGAACCAAAGTCCActttaatgtagaaaaaaaagcatacaaacaAAAGAGGAATacaaatgatttaaaaaggcagAGCGACTGGAGCGCCGCGGCTCTGTTTACAGTGAACTGGGGACTGATTTAATGCCAacgtgggaaaataataagcattTACAGGGGAACGAATTTACATCCACAATCCGACTCCTGTCGAGTTTTCCAGGAAAACGACAACAGTGAATGATGCGCAAGAGAAACCAAGCGAGCGGACGGCAGTGTGTGCTCCATA
The DNA window shown above is from Danio rerio strain Tuebingen ecotype United States chromosome 25, GRCz12tu, whole genome shotgun sequence and carries:
- the si:dkey-234i14.3 gene encoding fibulin-7-like precursor; its protein translation is MMMKLLLCVWIIFSSQLSTSQAQECEVVNSALQQMMKTLSAHEISLRSLQKTLKQMQNTRTHSTACPPPPPLMNGRVLGRIFRMGHEIHYLCDAGFQRMGPESRVCLQSLSWSDTQPSCQRRISPVLSDADTEGSAMNDDDEPTALPTSSTFSSSSSSSLLSSSSSTVLSSVYLRASRCVEFLDSIHCSCDAGFSISSSNTSFCMDIDECELFRHTPPGRVCAHTCVNTAGSFYCRCPDGYKLSRDSRSCHDVDECVQAAHNCSSEQVCVNTYGGHRCEHIHCPEFHNATYIRTSALRCERSPCVEEDSACLQAPLSVSFHFMSVVSNMRVPVVLFRVSAERLLGDSLRFSLQGNSSVQRVSIQRSGPGTARLVLLRSIQGPDQLTVDIQIDQTEKRRLIGRYLTRVTLFISPYDF